The following are from one region of the Candidatus Atribacteria bacterium genome:
- the mraZ gene encoding transcriptional regulator MraZ: MFLGQYEHSIDEKGRLIVPAKYRESLGDNFIVTFGLDTCLFVYPLEEWTNLSEKMKLLPLGQRDARAFKRILFSRATDCTVDNQGRVVIMKYLRDYARINKEIMIIGVLDRIEIWSKDVWEEYFGKVEKSYEDIAERIYEQEG; this comes from the coding sequence ATGTTTTTAGGGCAATACGAGCACTCAATCGATGAAAAGGGAAGATTGATCGTACCAGCAAAATACCGGGAATCTTTAGGAGATAATTTTATTGTCACTTTCGGTCTTGATACTTGCCTTTTTGTATATCCTTTAGAAGAGTGGACAAATTTATCTGAAAAGATGAAGTTGCTTCCCTTAGGTCAGAGAGATGCCCGAGCATTTAAAAGGATATTGTTTTCCCGGGCTACAGATTGCACAGTAGATAATCAAGGTAGAGTGGTTATTATGAAATATCTGAGGGACTATGCTCGGATCAATAAAGAAATTATGATTATTGGTGTTTTAGATAGGATAGAGATCTGGAGTAAAGATGTATGGGAAGAATATTTTGGAAAAGTTGAAAAATCATATGAGGATATTGCCGAAAGAATATACGAACAAGAAGGTTAA